One Narcine bancroftii isolate sNarBan1 chromosome 3, sNarBan1.hap1, whole genome shotgun sequence DNA window includes the following coding sequences:
- the LOC138758740 gene encoding sphingosine 1-phosphate receptor 3-like produces MEISSVNFLPVNNIIVRHYNYSGKLDKRTGNGSINAKFVIILLACILIVIENVMVLVAIWKNKKFHTRMYYFIGNLALSDLLAGVAYVINILMSGNRTLSLTPNLWFIREGSMFVALCASTFSLLAIAIERHMTMVKMRPYDSKKQYRLFLLLGACWIISVLLGILPIIGWNCIGNLKSCSTILPLYAKSYVAFCVTILTIILLAIVILYVRIYRLVNSSSRKVKTRKSPRSHQSERAMALLRTVMIVLGVFIACWSPLFIFLMLDVACSPKQCPILYKADWCVALAVLNSALNPIIYTLTSREMRGAFFRLLCCCLVGSRVARNLPIAPTADNSKSKSSGSNFNKPKEEIDSPSMLISACIVKASDFSLEKGKS; encoded by the coding sequence ATGGAAATATCTTCAGTCAACTTTCTTCCTGTGAATAACATCATCGTCCGACATTATAATTATTCCGGAAAGTTGGACAAGAGGACAGGGAATGGCTCTATCAATGCCAAGTTTGTAATAATTCTCCTGGCTTGTATATTGATTGTCATTGAGAATGTGATGGTCCTTGTGGCCATTTGGAAAAACAAGAAGTTTCATACACGAATGTACTATTTTATTGGGAACCTAGCCTTGTCTGATCTCTTGGCTGGGGTGGCCTATGTCATCAACATCCTTATGTCTGGTAACCGCACTCTATCTTTAACTCCAAATCTGTGGTTTATCAGAGAGGGAAGCATGTTTGTTGCCCTGTGTGCGTCGACCTTCAGCTTGTTAGCCATCGCCATTGAGAGGCACATGACCATGGTAAAAATGAGGCCTTATGACTCCAAGAAGCAGTACAGGCTTTTTTTACTTTTGGGGGCATGCTGGATCATCTCAGTCCTCTTGGGAATCTTGCCTATCATTGGATGGAACTGCATTGGCAACCTCAAGTCTTGTTCCACCATCTTACCACTCTATGCCAAAAGCTATGTGGCCTTCTGTGTCACTATTTTGACCATCATCTTACTAGCCATTGTGATCCTGTACGTCCGTATCTACCGTCTCGTCAACTCTAGCAGCCGTAAGGTCAAGACACGGAAAAGCCCCAGAAGCCACCAATCAGAGAGGGCCATGGCTCTCCTTCGCACCGTCATGATTGTCCTGGGTGTCTTCATAGCCTGCTGGTCGCCGCTCTTTATTTTCCTGATGCTCGATGTGGCCTGCAGCCCCAAGCAGTGCCCAATCCTTTACAAAGCAGACTGGTGTGTTGCTCTAGCCGTGCTGAATTCTGCTCTGAACCCCATCATTTACACTCTGACCAGCCGGGAGATGCGGGGTGCCTTCTTCAGGTTGCTCTGCTGTTGTCTGGTGGGTTCTCGAGTCGCCAGAAACTTGCCGATAGCACCAACTGCTGACAACAGTAAGAGCAAGTCCAGCGGGAGCAACTTTAACAAGCCCAAGGAAGAGATCGACTCCCCATCAATGCTTATTTCAGCATGTATTGTCAAAGCGAGTGACTTTTCCCTGGAGAAAGGGAAATCGTGA
- the LOC138758741 gene encoding WAP, Kazal, immunoglobulin, Kunitz and NTR domain-containing protein 2-like isoform X2, with product MNVCGLKSCVAARFADGSLASSDLPKEVTCERIVCTQQGSECDIWDGQPVCKCKDRCEKEPNFTCASDGLTYYNKCYMDAEACIRGISLSVVTCRYHITWPNTSPQPLETTANPTSTSSLEDSIPPALYTNPFHQSVYIGGTVSFHCDVSGRPRPDITWEKQSDHRENIIMRPDQMYANVVVTNIGQLVIYSAQQDDAGIYTCTARNAAGLLRADFPLSVIKRGHSGEGSASKGQPLPSGECFKDPDKRDCGRQHVRWFYDHRKGTCLTFVSGGCNGSKNQFETYEECRLACVNETVNICTFPAVQGPCKMWEARWAYNSLMKQCHAFVYSGCEGNKNNFESKEMCEESCPFPKTQQCKTCKPRHKIVPSFCRSDYAIVGRVTEIIEEQDSGVARFTLDEVLKDEKMGLKFFDFKHLEVIMINMDWTCPCPNITLTDGPLLIMGDVHDGMAVLGAESYVRTVSDKRIKKLHEIIEKKTCELLHRFQD from the coding sequence ATGAACGTGTGTGGCCTGAAGAGCTGTGTGGCAGCAAGATTTGCTGATGGCAGCTTGGCATCCTCAGACCTTCCCAAGGAGGTGACTTGCGAGAGGATTGTGTGCACCCAGCAAGGCTCAGAGTGCGATATCTGGGATGGGCAACCAGTTTGCAAGTGCAAGGACAGGTGCGAGAAGGAGCCAAATTTCACCTGTGCCTCAGATGGCTTGACCTACTACAACAAGTGCTACATGGATGCCGAGGCATGCATCAGGGGCATCAGCCTGTCCGTGGTGACCTGCAGGTATCACATCACCTGGCCCAACACCAGCCCCCAGCCTTTAGAAACCACAGCCAACCCAACATCCACAAGCTCGCTGGAGGATTCCATCCCTCCCGCTCTCTACACCAATCCCTTCCACCAGTCCGTCTACATCGGAGGCACTGTGAGCTTTCACTGTGACGTCAGCGGGCGTCCCAGGCCAGACATCACCTGGGAGAAGCAGAGTGACCACCGGGAAAATATCATTATGAGGCCTGACCAGATGTACGCCAATGTGGTGGTCACCAATATCGGCCAGCTGGTTATTTACAGTGCCCAGCAGGATGACGCAGGGATATACACATGCACAGCAAGAAATGCTGCGGGTCTCCTGAGGGCAGACTTTCCGCTGTCTGTTATCAAGCGAGGACATTCGGGAGAGGGCTCAGCCAGCAAAGGTCAGCCTTTACCATCTGGAGAGTGCTTTAAAGATCCAGACAAGAGGGATTGTGGCCGTCAACACGTCCGATGGTTCTATGACCACAGGAAGGGCACTTGTTTGACCTTCGTGTCTGGAGGCTGCAATGGCAGCAAGAACCAGTTTGAAACATATGAAGAGTGCAGGTTGGCTTGCGTCAACGAGACGGTCAATATCTGCACCTTTCCTGCTGTGCAGGGCCCTTGCAAGATGTGGGAGGCCAGGTGGGCTTACAACTCCCTGATGAAGCAGTGCCACGCTTTTGTCTACAGTGGCTGTGAGGGGAACAAGAACAATTTTGAGAGCAAGGAGATGTGCGAGGAGTCCTGCCccttccccaaaacccagcagtgcaAAACCTGCAAGCCTCGGCATAAGATTGTGCCCAGCTTCTGCAGAAGTGACTACGCGATTGTGGGGAGGGTGACCGAGATCATTGAGGAACAAGACTCTGGAGTCGCAAGGTTTACACTCGACGAGGTGCTGAAGGATGAAAAAATGGGACTCAAGTTCTTTGACTTCAAGCATTTGGAGGTGATAATGATAAACATGGACTGGACCTGCCCATGCCCTAACATCACCCTGACAGATGGGCCGCTCCTTATAATGGGCGATGTCCATGATGGGATGGCAGTGCTGGGGGCTGAGAGCTACGTCCGGACTGTGAGTGATAAACGCATTAAAAAACTGCATGAAATCATCGAGAAAAAGACTTGTGAACTCTTGCACCGATTCCAGGATTAA